Proteins encoded within one genomic window of Brenneria nigrifluens DSM 30175 = ATCC 13028:
- a CDS encoding glycine zipper 2TM domain-containing protein, which yields MMKRLLVVTLAGITLAGCANTSTLSGDVYSASEAKQVQTVTYGTIVSTRPIQIQAGEDSNIIGALGGAVLGGFLGNTVGGGSGRSLATAAGAVAGGVAGQSATGALNRTQGVELEIRKDDGSTIMVVQKQGETRFSAGQRVAMASNGRSITVSPR from the coding sequence ATGATGAAGCGTTTGCTTGTGGTTACCCTCGCTGGTATTACCCTGGCTGGCTGCGCCAATACCAGTACGCTTTCAGGAGATGTTTACAGCGCATCCGAAGCCAAGCAGGTGCAAACCGTCACTTACGGCACCATTGTATCAACACGTCCGATACAAATTCAGGCGGGTGAGGACTCCAATATCATCGGCGCGCTTGGCGGCGCGGTTCTGGGGGGCTTTTTGGGCAACACAGTCGGAGGGGGATCCGGCCGTAGTCTGGCGACCGCCGCGGGCGCGGTTGCGGGTGGCGTAGCCGGCCAAAGCGCTACGGGCGCGCTAAACCGGACTCAAGGCGTGGAACTGGAAATCCGTAAGGATGACGGCAGCACCATTATGGTGGTTCAAAAACAGGGCGAAACCAGATTCAGCGCCGGGCAACGAGTGGCGATGGCCAGCAACGGCCGCAGTATTACCGTTTCACCACGCTAA
- the slyA gene encoding transcriptional regulator SlyA, whose amino-acid sequence MELPLGSDLARLVRVWRALIDHRLKPLELTQTHWVTLHNIYHLPPGQSQIQLAKAIGIEQPSLVRTLDQLEDKGLITRHVCSHDRRAKLIMLTETAEPIIQAVNDVVSRTRNEILFGITPAQVDELALLISRLEKNILALHDSQS is encoded by the coding sequence ATGGAATTGCCACTAGGATCTGATTTAGCTCGTTTGGTGCGAGTTTGGCGCGCACTAATTGATCATCGGCTAAAACCGCTGGAACTGACGCAAACACATTGGGTGACGCTACATAATATCTACCATCTTCCGCCCGGTCAGTCTCAGATTCAACTGGCTAAAGCGATAGGTATCGAGCAGCCTTCATTGGTTCGAACGCTGGATCAATTGGAAGATAAGGGTTTGATTACCAGACATGTGTGCTCACATGACAGACGCGCCAAGCTTATAATGCTTACCGAAACGGCGGAACCGATCATACAGGCGGTCAATGATGTAGTCAGTCGCACCCGTAACGAAATTCTATTCGGCATCACCCCTGCACAGGTCGATGAATTGGCTTTGCTGATTTCTCGTTTGGAAAAAAATATACTGGCGTTACATGACAGCCAGTCTTAG
- a CDS encoding DUF1289 domain-containing protein, producing MPEQFELFAVPNPCRGVCLSDERGFCRGCFRSRNERFTWGQMSEVQKQDVLRLCRQRMKRRLRSGKSESPAESRQPSLF from the coding sequence GTGCCTGAGCAATTTGAACTCTTTGCTGTTCCCAATCCTTGCCGTGGCGTTTGTCTGTCCGATGAGCGTGGTTTTTGCCGCGGTTGTTTTCGCAGCCGCAATGAGCGTTTCACCTGGGGGCAGATGAGTGAGGTGCAGAAACAGGACGTGCTGCGTTTGTGCCGGCAACGAATGAAACGCCGGTTGCGCAGCGGGAAATCAGAGTCGCCCGCGGAGTCGCGGCAGCCGTCTTTATTTTGA
- the gloA gene encoding lactoylglutathione lyase, protein MRLLHTMLRVGDLQRSIDFYTNVLGMRLLRTSENAEYKYTLAFVGYTEESEGAVIELTYNWGVERYDLGNAYGHIALGVDDVAATCDRIRHAGGNVTREAGPVKGGTTVIAFVEDPDGYKIELIEKSQSGQGLGN, encoded by the coding sequence ATGCGCCTACTTCACACCATGCTGCGTGTTGGTGATTTACAACGCTCTATCGACTTTTATACCAACGTGTTAGGTATGCGCCTGCTGCGCACCAGTGAAAACGCGGAGTATAAATATACTCTGGCATTTGTCGGTTATACCGAGGAAAGCGAAGGCGCTGTCATCGAGCTGACTTATAACTGGGGCGTGGAGCGTTACGATCTGGGTAATGCGTATGGTCATATTGCTTTGGGAGTGGATGACGTGGCCGCCACCTGCGATCGCATTCGCCATGCGGGCGGAAATGTAACCCGCGAAGCCGGCCCGGTAAAAGGCGGCACCACGGTCATTGCGTTCGTTGAAGATCCGGACGGTTATAAAATCGAACTGATAGAAAAATCCCAATCCGGCCAGGGACTCGGCAATTGA
- the rnt gene encoding ribonuclease T, whose product MADKNDLNALSGRFRGFYPVVIDVETAGFNAKTDALLEVAAITLKMDADGWLQPDETLHFHIEPFEGAVLEPAALAFNGIDPGNPLRGAVSEYEALHEIFKVVRKGLKDQGCNRAIIVAHNATFDHGFIMAAAERCGLKRNPFHPFATFDTAALSGLVLGQTVLAKACIAAGIAFDSSQAHSALYDTNQTALLFCELVNRWKRMGGWPIALDENQPAAASAAS is encoded by the coding sequence ATGGCTGATAAAAATGACCTCAACGCCCTGAGCGGTCGTTTCCGCGGGTTTTACCCGGTGGTGATCGATGTTGAAACCGCCGGGTTTAACGCCAAAACCGATGCCTTGCTGGAAGTCGCAGCAATAACATTAAAAATGGACGCCGATGGTTGGTTGCAGCCGGATGAAACCCTACATTTCCACATTGAGCCTTTTGAGGGCGCAGTATTGGAACCCGCGGCCCTGGCGTTTAACGGCATCGATCCCGGCAACCCGTTACGTGGCGCGGTCAGCGAATACGAAGCCCTGCATGAGATATTCAAGGTCGTGCGCAAAGGATTGAAGGATCAGGGCTGCAACCGGGCCATTATCGTGGCGCATAACGCGACCTTTGATCATGGCTTTATCATGGCTGCCGCCGAGCGCTGCGGCCTTAAACGCAATCCCTTTCATCCTTTCGCCACTTTTGACACCGCCGCGCTTAGCGGGCTGGTCCTGGGACAAACCGTGCTTGCCAAAGCCTGTATCGCCGCGGGTATCGCTTTTGATTCCAGCCAGGCGCATTCCGCCCTCTATGACACCAATCAGACGGCGTTGCTCTTTTGTGAACTGGTCAACCGCTGGAAGCGGATGGGCGGATGGCCGATCGCGTTGGATGAAAACCAACCGGCCGCCGCCTCCGCGGCAAGCTAA
- a CDS encoding Grx4 family monothiol glutaredoxin, producing MTTTTIEKIQRQIAENPILLYMKGSPKLPSCGFSAQAVQALSACGERFAYVDILQNPDIRAELPKYANWPTFPQLWVDGELVGGCDIIIEMYQRGELQPLIKETADKYKSQQQDQE from the coding sequence ATGACGACAACGACAATTGAAAAGATTCAGCGCCAGATCGCTGAAAACCCGATTCTGCTGTATATGAAAGGTTCGCCTAAATTGCCAAGCTGCGGATTTTCCGCCCAGGCGGTACAGGCGTTGTCTGCTTGTGGCGAACGTTTTGCCTATGTCGATATCCTGCAGAACCCGGATATTCGCGCCGAGTTGCCCAAATATGCCAACTGGCCGACGTTTCCCCAACTGTGGGTCGACGGTGAGCTGGTCGGCGGCTGCGACATCATTATTGAAATGTATCAGCGCGGCGAGCTGCAGCCGCTGATTAAAGAAACGGCGGATAAATACAAATCCCAGCAGCAAGATCAGGAATAA
- a CDS encoding C40 family peptidase, which yields MRLFTGLFILCFSHLLVNLAQAAPYTPDLAPQKSKKTATVKVIATADNAKTPRSTRHKRQQAPSRTTGSTPALVKKNLKKLPPETRHRLYSAHSKTKAARQDKTGKGLTLSEAHKKRFQHAKLTAMNKLMGQMGKPYRWGGASPFTGFDCSGLVYYAYKDVVKIAIPRTANEMYHLRDAAPISKNELESGDLVFFRINNRGAADHVGVYLGNGKFIQSPRSGADIRISKLSEDYWREHYVGARRVVTPQTVR from the coding sequence ATGCGCTTATTTACCGGCCTCTTTATATTATGTTTCAGCCACCTGTTGGTGAATTTGGCGCAGGCGGCCCCGTATACGCCGGATTTGGCGCCGCAAAAGAGTAAAAAAACGGCTACCGTCAAAGTCATTGCAACCGCCGATAACGCTAAAACCCCCCGCTCCACCAGACATAAACGGCAGCAGGCGCCGTCAAGAACGACGGGCAGTACGCCGGCGCTGGTTAAAAAAAACCTCAAAAAATTGCCGCCGGAAACCCGCCACAGGCTTTACTCCGCCCATTCCAAAACCAAAGCCGCGCGGCAAGACAAAACGGGAAAAGGATTGACGCTAAGCGAAGCGCATAAAAAACGCTTTCAACATGCCAAATTAACGGCGATGAATAAGCTGATGGGCCAGATGGGTAAACCTTATCGCTGGGGAGGGGCATCGCCGTTCACCGGCTTTGACTGCAGCGGTCTGGTTTATTACGCCTATAAAGACGTGGTCAAAATCGCTATCCCGCGCACGGCGAATGAAATGTACCACCTGCGCGATGCGGCGCCGATTAGCAAAAACGAGCTGGAAAGCGGCGATCTGGTGTTCTTCCGCATCAACAATCGCGGCGCGGCCGATCACGTTGGGGTTTATCTGGGAAACGGAAAATTCATTCAGTCGCCGCGTAGCGGCGCGGATATTCGTATTAGTAAACTGAGCGAAGATTACTGGCGGGAGCACTATGTCGGCGCACGCCGCGTGGTCACTCCCCAGACCGTTCGTTAA
- a CDS encoding YnhF family membrane protein, with protein MDTDLKISLLATIGALAMILIFSFAAVLN; from the coding sequence ATGGATACTGACCTGAAAATATCGTTGCTGGCTACCATCGGCGCGCTGGCGATGATCTTGATATTCAGCTTTGCCGCCGTACTGAATTAA
- the purR gene encoding HTH-type transcriptional repressor PurR: MATIKDVAKRAGVSTTTVSHVINKTRFVAEETRAAVRTAIKELHYSPSAVARSLKVNHTKTIGLLATSSEAPYFAEIIEAVENSCYAKGYTLILCNSHNNLDKQRAYLSMLAQKRVDGLLVMCAEYPPELLSMLKDYRNIPMVVMDWGQAHSDFTDTIIDNAFEGGYMAGRYLIERGHRDIGAIPGIQERNTGSGRYLGFLKALNDANIQIHDEWIVQGDFEPESGYKAMHQILAQKHRPTAVFCGGDIMAMGAICAADELGLRVPQDISVIGYDNIRHSRFFTPALTTIHQPKERLGQSAFAMLLDRITSKREDAQTIEVHPALIERRSVADGPFRD, from the coding sequence ATGGCAACGATCAAAGATGTGGCAAAACGTGCTGGCGTTTCTACCACAACCGTATCGCACGTGATCAACAAAACACGTTTCGTCGCCGAAGAGACCAGGGCCGCCGTCAGGACGGCAATCAAGGAATTACACTATTCACCCAGTGCCGTCGCCCGCAGCCTTAAGGTCAATCACACCAAAACCATTGGTTTGCTGGCGACCTCAAGCGAAGCTCCCTACTTTGCTGAAATCATTGAAGCCGTCGAAAACAGCTGTTACGCCAAAGGTTACACGCTGATTTTGTGTAACTCACATAACAATCTCGATAAACAGCGCGCCTATCTTTCCATGCTGGCCCAAAAACGCGTCGATGGATTGCTGGTTATGTGCGCCGAATACCCGCCTGAATTGCTCAGCATGCTGAAAGACTATCGCAACATTCCGATGGTGGTCATGGACTGGGGGCAGGCCCACAGCGATTTTACCGATACCATTATTGATAACGCCTTTGAGGGCGGCTATATGGCGGGCCGCTACCTTATAGAGCGCGGCCATCGGGATATCGGCGCCATTCCCGGCATTCAGGAACGGAATACCGGCAGCGGGCGCTATCTTGGATTTTTAAAAGCGCTGAACGACGCCAATATTCAGATTCATGATGAATGGATCGTGCAGGGAGATTTCGAGCCTGAATCCGGCTATAAGGCGATGCATCAGATTCTGGCGCAAAAACACCGGCCGACGGCGGTGTTCTGCGGCGGAGATATTATGGCTATGGGGGCAATCTGCGCCGCCGATGAGCTGGGGCTGCGCGTTCCCCAGGATATTTCGGTCATCGGATACGACAATATCCGCCATTCCCGCTTTTTCACCCCGGCGCTGACCACCATCCATCAGCCTAAAGAACGGCTGGGGCAATCGGCTTTCGCCATGTTGCTGGACCGCATCACCAGCAAGAGGGAAGACGCACAGACCATTGAGGTACACCCCGCCCTTATCGAACGCCGTTCCGTGGCCGACGGCCCATTCCGCGATTAA